A genomic window from Populus alba chromosome 19, ASM523922v2, whole genome shotgun sequence includes:
- the LOC118033220 gene encoding legumin B-like, which translates to MGSCSLLSLTLCFLVLFNCCFAQIEQVSSRHGRQQQGQRRSQRSECQIDRINALEPARKIRSEAGVTEIWDENDEQFQCAGVVVIRHTINNRGLLLPAYSNAPKLIFVEQGRGIHGAVFPGCPETFQSSGNSSQDRRESSEDQHQKVRQVREGDVVALPSGVADWFYNNGDSPLVLVQLLDTSNPANQLDQDFREFFLAGNPPQESQSQRSSYQRGQYEGQHGRQYEDESRREQQERSRNVFSGFNEQILAEAFNIDTKLARRMQNENDNRGIIVRTQHELHVISPRQSQEEEERQQESRRSTRRRHEDNGVEETFCTARLKININDPEDADVFNPRAGHLTTVNSLYLPILRYLQLSAERGVLYQNALMSPYWNINAHSIMYITGGNGRIQIVGDNGQAVFDGQVRKGQVVTAPQNFAVVMKAGSQGLEWVSFKTNDNAQISQLAGRVSTIRALPEEVVANSFQISREDARRLKNNRDEVGVLSASRQSQYERD; encoded by the exons ATGGGTTCTTGTTCTTTGTTATCTCTTACTCTTTGCTTTCTTGTTCTCTTCAATTGTTGCTTTGCACAAATAGAGCAAGTATCCTCACGACATGGCCGGCAACAGCAGGGGCAACGACGCTCTCAACGTAGCGAATGTCAAATTGATAGGATCAATGCCCTCGAGCCTGCTCGAAAGATCAGATCAGAGGCTGGTGTCACTGAGATTTGGGACGAGAATGATGAGCAGTTTCAGTGCGCTGGAGTTGTAGTTATCCGTCATACCATTAACAACCGAGGCCTCTTGTTGCCTGCGTACTCCAATGCACCTAAGCTCATCTTTGTAGAACAAG GTAGGGGCATTCACGGAGCTGTATTTCCTGGCTGTCCAGAGACGTTCCAATCATCAGGAAATTCTTCTCAAGATCGAAGAGAAAGCTCCGAAGACCAGCACCAGAAGGTTCGACAAGTAAGAGAGGGTGATGTAGTTGCATTGCCTTCGGGAGTTGCTGATTGGTTTTATAACAATGGTGATTCACCTCTCGTTCTTGTTCAACTTCTCGACACAAGCAATCCTGCCAACCAGCTTGATCAGGATTTCAGG gAATTTTTCCTGGCTGGAAACCCACCACAAGAATCACAAAGCCAAAGAAGCTCATACCAGAGAGGCCAATATGAAGGTCAACATGGACGCCAATATGAAGACGAAAGTCGGAGAGAACAGCAAGAAAGATCTCGCAATGTCTTCAGCGGTTTCAACGAGCAAATCCTTGCAGAAGCTTTCAACATTGACACCAAACTAGCAAGAAGGATGCAGAACGAAAATGATAACAGAGGAATCATTGTCCGAACTCAGCATGAACTTCATGTGATCAGTCCACGACAGAGtcaagaggaggaagaaagaCAACAAGAATCCCGAAGGAGCACACGTCGTCGTCATGAGGACAACGGTGTGGAGGAAACTTTCTGCACAGCCAGGTTGAAGATCAACATAAATGATCCAGAAGATGCTGATGTGTTTAATCCACGTGCCGGACACCTCACTACTGTCAACAGCCTCTATCTCCCCATCCTTCGATATCTCCAGCTTAGCGCTGAGAGAGGTGTCCTTTACCAA AATGCTTTGATGTCACCATATTGGAACATCAATGCCCACAGCATAATGTACATCACAGGAGGAAATGGAAGGATTCAGATTGTTGGAGACAATGGACAGGCAGTATTTGATGGACAAGTTCGTAAGGGTCAAGTAGTAACAGCACCACAAAACTTTGCAGTGGTGATGAAGGCTGGAAGCCAAGGGCTCGAGTGGGTATCATTCAAGACTAATGACAATGCACAAATCAGTCAATTGGCAGGACGAGTCTCTACCATCCGGGCCTTGCCTGAAGAAGTGGTAGCAAACTCATTCCAGATCTCAAGGGAAGATGCCAGGAGGCTTAAGAACAACAGGGATGAAGTTGGTGTTCTTAGTGCGTCCCGTCAATCACAATATGAAAGGGATTAA